One window from the genome of Acidimicrobiia bacterium encodes:
- a CDS encoding PQQ-binding-like beta-propeller repeat protein yields the protein MSPIRPLQVGAGLAILLAATSIALFSMFAPEESTAAPGTLPDLGTLVTTTDTNGGTATSEPSSTTLGATTSTTAFTQSHAWVDRSTVGEPWGTAVEGLLTFRGNPTNTYYGQGPVPSNPEKTWKYPDNPMCSQSTDLGQTTTWCGNGWTGQPVIWEREDGVTEMIFGAYDGKLHFVDAKTGRKTRDAFQTGDLIKGTPTIDPDGYPIVYFGSRDNKLRALALDRGEPVELWAFEICLPKPSCPEPSDTVAVEGQWNDDWDASPRIVNDILFEGAENGWYYIWKLNRAYDNLGLVTIQPTLLFKMSTYDDALLEKIGLSYPAISVENTTAIFEGRAYFANSAGRVIGLDITNIENGEAPVVFDYWVGDDVDASIVIDEEGFLYVSAEYERYLQQAQDVGQLIKLDPYTAGDPWVWGMFSLTTAPAKGGLWSTPALGDGVLYAVTNKGFLVVVDQATGEEIAALQLAPGSWSSPVVVGNDLIVAAQDGLLRKFNITDPRSPVLDWSLVIGSHLESTPAVWKGMIYVGSRDGFMYAVGDKNT from the coding sequence ATGTCACCGATCCGCCCGCTCCAGGTGGGAGCCGGGCTCGCCATCCTGCTCGCCGCGACCAGCATCGCGCTGTTCTCGATGTTCGCACCAGAAGAATCGACGGCGGCCCCCGGCACGCTTCCGGACCTGGGAACGCTCGTCACGACCACCGACACCAACGGCGGCACCGCCACGTCAGAGCCCTCCTCGACCACTCTGGGGGCGACCACCTCGACGACCGCGTTCACGCAATCCCATGCCTGGGTGGACCGGAGCACCGTCGGGGAACCCTGGGGAACCGCCGTCGAAGGGCTGCTTACCTTCCGCGGCAACCCCACCAACACCTACTACGGCCAGGGGCCGGTGCCATCCAACCCGGAAAAGACCTGGAAATACCCCGACAACCCGATGTGCAGCCAATCCACCGACCTCGGCCAGACGACCACCTGGTGCGGCAATGGGTGGACCGGCCAACCGGTCATCTGGGAGCGTGAGGACGGCGTCACCGAGATGATCTTCGGGGCATACGACGGGAAGCTCCACTTCGTCGACGCCAAGACGGGCAGGAAGACCCGCGACGCCTTTCAGACCGGCGATTTGATCAAGGGAACGCCCACCATCGACCCCGACGGATACCCGATCGTCTACTTCGGTAGCCGCGACAACAAACTCCGCGCCCTCGCCCTCGACCGCGGAGAACCGGTCGAATTGTGGGCATTCGAGATCTGCCTTCCCAAGCCAAGCTGCCCGGAGCCGTCGGACACGGTCGCGGTCGAGGGCCAATGGAACGACGACTGGGATGCCAGCCCCCGCATCGTCAACGACATCTTGTTCGAGGGCGCCGAGAACGGCTGGTACTACATCTGGAAGCTGAACCGGGCGTACGACAATCTCGGCCTGGTGACGATCCAGCCGACCCTCCTGTTCAAGATGTCGACCTATGACGACGCGCTGCTGGAGAAGATCGGACTCTCGTATCCGGCGATAAGCGTCGAGAACACCACCGCCATTTTCGAGGGCCGCGCCTACTTTGCGAACTCGGCCGGCCGGGTGATCGGGCTCGACATCACCAACATCGAGAACGGCGAGGCGCCGGTCGTGTTCGACTACTGGGTCGGCGACGACGTCGACGCTTCGATCGTCATAGACGAAGAGGGATTCCTCTACGTGTCGGCGGAGTACGAGCGCTACCTGCAGCAGGCCCAGGACGTCGGTCAGCTCATCAAGCTCGACCCGTACACAGCCGGGGACCCCTGGGTCTGGGGCATGTTCTCGCTCACGACCGCCCCGGCCAAGGGCGGGCTCTGGTCCACACCGGCACTGGGCGACGGTGTCCTCTATGCGGTGACCAACAAGGGCTTCCTGGTGGTCGTCGATCAGGCGACCGGGGAGGAAATCGCCGCGCTTCAGCTGGCTCCCGGTTCCTGGTCCTCGCCGGTGGTGGTCGGAAACGATCTGATAGTTGCCGCCCAGGACGGCCTCCTCCGCAAGTTCAACATCACCGACCCCCGCTCGCCGGTGCTCGACTGGTCCCTCGTGATCGGCAGCCACCTCGAGTCGACCCCGGCGGTGTGGAAAGGGATGATCTACGTCGGCAGCCGCGACGGTTTCATGTACGCCGTCGGAGACAAGAACACCTAG
- the infA gene encoding translation initiation factor IF-1 has protein sequence MTKQDDVVRVQGTVLETLPNAMFKVEIEGGLEVLARASGKMRRGRYIRILPGDKVDIDLSVYDPSRGRIVWRYRT, from the coding sequence GTGACCAAACAAGATGACGTCGTACGCGTGCAGGGGACGGTCCTCGAGACCCTTCCCAACGCCATGTTCAAAGTAGAGATCGAAGGCGGTCTCGAAGTGCTCGCCCGCGCCTCCGGCAAGATGCGCCGGGGCCGCTACATCCGCATCCTCCCCGGCGACAAGGTCGACATCGACCTCTCGGTCTACGACCCCAGCCGCGGCCGCATCGTCTGGCGCTATCGGACGTGA
- a CDS encoding zinc-binding dehydrogenase, which yields MRALRFHGVGDLRLEHITEPIAGDGEVIVRVEACGVCGSDLHFLDGTARTAHTPITLGHEIAGTVDQSSIDGWPVSSPVLVAAGGHCGECRRCLEGRVSLCERSEVMGIHTDGGLADLVRVRADMLIRRPPELSPEVAATAVDAGATAFHAVTRRAGVRAGDSVAIIGVGGLGGYALQIARNLGAGPVIAADIDPDRLEEARRLGADEVVLVEPGTSLGRQVKLLTDGGVDTALEFVGRAATVDAAVKCLRPGGVAVVVGVGTEPLVTLPPVLWSNHEYTLTGSYGSLPGDAEAVLAALGEGALQPPPIERVALDEAADVIRTAARGERRIVGRLMVQP from the coding sequence ATGCGGGCGCTGCGATTTCATGGGGTAGGGGACCTGCGGCTCGAACACATCACTGAGCCGATCGCGGGAGACGGGGAGGTGATCGTCCGGGTCGAGGCGTGCGGGGTCTGCGGGTCGGACCTCCACTTCCTCGACGGAACCGCCCGAACTGCCCATACCCCGATCACTTTGGGCCACGAGATAGCCGGAACCGTCGACCAGTCCTCCATCGACGGGTGGCCTGTCTCCAGCCCGGTCCTGGTGGCCGCCGGAGGACACTGCGGGGAATGCCGGCGGTGCCTGGAGGGGCGAGTAAGCCTCTGCGAGCGATCCGAGGTCATGGGAATCCACACCGATGGGGGCCTCGCCGACCTGGTTCGGGTTCGGGCTGACATGCTCATCCGCCGTCCGCCAGAACTCTCCCCCGAGGTAGCCGCGACCGCGGTCGACGCCGGGGCGACCGCGTTTCACGCCGTCACCCGCCGGGCCGGCGTGCGCGCCGGCGACTCGGTGGCCATCATCGGTGTAGGCGGACTCGGAGGGTATGCACTGCAGATCGCCCGCAACCTTGGGGCGGGTCCCGTCATCGCCGCCGACATCGACCCCGATCGGCTCGAGGAGGCCCGCCGGCTCGGGGCAGACGAGGTTGTCCTGGTCGAGCCCGGAACCTCGCTCGGCCGGCAGGTGAAGCTGCTGACGGATGGCGGAGTCGACACTGCCCTCGAATTCGTCGGCCGGGCGGCGACCGTCGACGCCGCGGTCAAGTGCCTGCGACCGGGTGGCGTCGCCGTGGTGGTCGGAGTCGGAACCGAGCCTCTGGTCACCCTCCCTCCGGTGCTCTGGTCGAACCACGAGTACACCCTCACCGGCTCCTACGGGAGCCTTCCCGGCGACGCCGAGGCAGTACTGGCAGCCTTAGGGGAGGGCGCCCTCCAGCCCCCGCCCATTGAGAGAGTGGCCCTGGACGAAGCCGCCGACGTGATCCGGACCGCCGCCCGCGGCGAGCGCCGAATCGTGGGGCGACTGATGGTGCAGCCGTGA
- a CDS encoding GNAT family N-acetyltransferase: MTIELHHGRYTISTDPARLDLDLIRRWLDEESYWARGRTRETVEMAVAHSLNFGAYAESGEMVGGARVVTDFATFAWLCDVFVVTAHRGTGLGKALVEAATQHPRLREIKRFALATADAHELYRQFGFTALDHPEAWMMRRGETA, translated from the coding sequence GTGACGATCGAACTCCACCACGGCCGATACACGATCTCGACCGATCCGGCCCGACTGGACCTCGACCTGATCCGACGGTGGCTCGACGAGGAGTCGTATTGGGCCCGGGGCCGAACGAGGGAGACAGTCGAGATGGCGGTCGCCCACAGCCTCAATTTCGGGGCATACGCGGAATCAGGCGAGATGGTCGGCGGCGCCCGGGTGGTCACCGACTTCGCCACTTTCGCCTGGCTGTGCGACGTGTTCGTGGTCACGGCGCACCGTGGAACCGGGCTCGGCAAGGCGCTGGTCGAGGCGGCGACCCAGCACCCGCGCCTCAGGGAGATCAAACGTTTCGCCCTCGCCACCGCCGACGCGCATGAGCTCTACCGACAATTCGGGTTCACCGCCCTGGACCACCCCGAAGCCTGGATGATGAGGAGAGGTGAGACCGCGTGA
- a CDS encoding YihY/virulence factor BrkB family protein, with the protein MFAAAKEHALALRWRVRDSGLSLHAAAVAYHAFLALVPLTLALLGVAGLIGQSASAVDRLERALEPVAPESVVEFIVDLMTEAGVRVGGSEGILILISSIVALYLGSRAVVALQRALAAVDHQIAGRRGASIRLAAVGLTVAGGITLLITSVLLVAGREIFEFLGYLTGFDALADLWVWLRVPVSALGLFGFLLALYTFGPPRPLPGAWLAAAVATAVALLGSLGFGLYLSAAPDLGPTFGTLGAVAVALVWLYVGALAILFGAVVALYVAGEPPPDQVLAAPLD; encoded by the coding sequence ATGTTCGCCGCTGCTAAAGAGCATGCCCTTGCCTTGCGCTGGCGTGTTCGCGACTCCGGGTTGTCGCTGCATGCGGCCGCGGTGGCTTATCACGCGTTTCTCGCCCTGGTTCCGCTGACCCTCGCCTTGCTCGGGGTCGCCGGGCTCATCGGGCAGTCGGCTTCTGCGGTGGACCGACTCGAGAGGGCTCTCGAACCGGTTGCCCCAGAGTCAGTGGTCGAGTTCATCGTCGACCTCATGACGGAGGCGGGTGTGCGCGTTGGGGGGAGCGAGGGCATCCTGATCCTCATCTCCTCGATCGTCGCCCTGTATCTCGGTTCGCGCGCCGTGGTGGCCCTGCAGAGGGCGCTCGCCGCGGTCGACCACCAGATCGCGGGGCGCCGGGGCGCCTCCATCCGGCTGGCCGCGGTCGGCCTGACCGTCGCCGGTGGCATCACCCTGCTCATCACCTCCGTGCTGCTGGTGGCCGGCCGCGAGATCTTCGAGTTCCTCGGCTACCTCACCGGCTTCGACGCCCTGGCCGACCTCTGGGTGTGGCTACGAGTTCCCGTGTCGGCCCTCGGCCTCTTCGGTTTCCTTCTCGCCCTGTACACCTTCGGCCCACCCCGGCCCTTGCCAGGGGCGTGGTTGGCCGCCGCGGTGGCCACGGCGGTTGCTCTGCTGGGCAGCCTCGGATTCGGGCTGTACCTGTCCGCCGCCCCTGATCTCGGCCCGACCTTCGGCACGCTGGGTGCCGTCGCGGTGGCGCTGGTCTGGCTCTATGTCGGCGCTCTCGCCATCCTCTTCGGTGCGGTGGTCGCCCTGTACGTCGCGGGCGAGCCCCCGCCCGATCAAGTCCTCGCCGCTCCCCTCGACTAG
- the nucS gene encoding endonuclease NucS, which translates to MRLVVARCSVTYTGRLDAQLPSAVRLLMVKADGCVAIHADGGAYKPLNWMNSPNHLDEQEGRWLVTNPKGEALVIDIEEIISDTAHDLGVDPGLSKDGVESNLQELLADRPWAIEDGLEMLEREYFTDIGPVDLLCRDSDGQVVAVEIKRKGEIDGVEQLARYLEFLNREPALAPVRGIFAAQSVTPQARKLAVDRGITWAEVDYEALKGMEGRAPRLFEV; encoded by the coding sequence ATGCGCCTCGTTGTTGCCCGTTGCAGTGTCACCTATACGGGGCGACTCGATGCTCAACTGCCATCGGCGGTTCGGCTGCTGATGGTGAAGGCGGATGGCTGCGTCGCCATTCATGCCGATGGCGGGGCGTACAAGCCGCTGAACTGGATGAATTCTCCCAACCACCTCGACGAGCAGGAGGGCCGGTGGCTGGTCACCAACCCGAAGGGCGAAGCGCTCGTCATCGACATCGAGGAGATCATCTCCGACACCGCCCACGATCTAGGGGTCGACCCCGGCTTGTCGAAAGATGGGGTCGAATCGAACCTCCAGGAACTGCTCGCCGACCGCCCCTGGGCGATCGAGGACGGCCTGGAGATGCTCGAACGAGAGTACTTCACCGATATCGGGCCGGTAGATCTGCTGTGCCGCGACTCCGACGGGCAGGTGGTGGCCGTCGAGATCAAACGCAAAGGCGAAATCGATGGTGTCGAGCAACTCGCCCGCTACTTGGAGTTCCTCAACCGCGAACCCGCCCTCGCCCCGGTTCGCGGAATCTTCGCCGCCCAATCGGTGACCCCCCAAGCCCGCAAACTCGCCGTCGACCGCGGCATCACCTGGGCAGAGGTCGACTACGAGGCCCTCAAAGGGATGGAGGGCAGGGCGCCGAGGTTGTTCGAGGTGTGA
- a CDS encoding ABC transporter ATP-binding protein: MTDADRPSSGLIGRAARLGRGLGRALLGATVATVVATIARLLGPIAIRVGIDDGITASDRSLIVIAAAAFTALLIMQYVAQRIAQYAVAWLGERYLQMLRSRVFSHLMRLDMGFYGRTKAGVLVSRMTNDIESVQDFAEEGAVTLVTNVLTLFGVTVAMVLVDPTVAGQVLLLIIFLVGLSYVFQRFAGRAYREVREQIGRVLATLQEGITGVRVVQAFTREREQAGEFGRVNEKYYEANMNTARAVAWYFPAVAFLRIAGYGIVLYFGGRRVVSGDLSFGTLVSMLLYLDWFFQPIINLSQVYNQMQSAAAALSKLFRLLDTPPAVADLRGADDLPGRLSGEVVLEGVSFGYEPGLLVVEDVDLQIAPGERIAIVGETGAGKSTLARLVLRFYDPTVGRVLIDGHDLKSVTREARARHAVLIPQEGFLFNGTLRENLRYARPGAGDEELWEVCRAIGIEEWVRELPERFDTLVRERGGRFSAGERQLIALARALLVDPAVIVLDEATANLDPETEARVERALHTLLESRTAIVIAHRLRSAERADRVVMMDAGRVIALGSHAQLLSTSPEYQRLVSVWERGVLR, encoded by the coding sequence ATGACAGACGCCGACCGCCCGAGCTCTGGTCTCATCGGTCGGGCCGCCCGACTGGGTCGCGGCCTGGGACGGGCGCTGCTGGGTGCGACGGTGGCAACAGTGGTGGCCACCATCGCCCGGCTGCTGGGCCCGATCGCCATTCGCGTCGGCATCGACGACGGGATCACGGCAAGTGATCGGTCGCTGATCGTCATCGCCGCGGCCGCGTTCACCGCGCTGCTCATCATGCAGTACGTGGCGCAACGGATTGCCCAGTACGCCGTGGCGTGGCTCGGCGAGCGGTATCTGCAGATGCTGCGCTCGAGGGTGTTCTCCCACCTGATGCGCCTCGACATGGGGTTCTACGGCCGCACCAAGGCTGGGGTCTTGGTCAGCCGGATGACCAACGACATCGAATCGGTGCAGGACTTCGCCGAGGAGGGTGCCGTGACCCTGGTCACCAACGTGTTGACCCTGTTCGGGGTGACGGTGGCGATGGTGCTGGTGGACCCCACCGTCGCCGGGCAGGTGCTGCTGCTGATCATCTTCTTGGTGGGCCTCTCGTACGTGTTCCAGCGATTCGCCGGCCGCGCCTACCGCGAGGTGCGGGAACAGATCGGAAGGGTGCTGGCCACGCTGCAGGAGGGGATCACCGGAGTCCGAGTCGTCCAAGCCTTCACCCGTGAGCGTGAGCAGGCCGGAGAGTTCGGCCGCGTGAACGAGAAGTATTACGAGGCGAACATGAACACCGCCCGGGCGGTCGCCTGGTACTTCCCCGCGGTAGCCTTCCTGCGCATCGCCGGGTACGGCATCGTCCTCTACTTCGGTGGCAGACGGGTGGTGTCGGGCGACCTCTCGTTTGGCACGCTGGTGTCGATGCTGCTCTACCTCGACTGGTTCTTCCAGCCGATCATCAACCTCTCCCAGGTCTACAACCAGATGCAGTCGGCGGCGGCCGCCCTCTCGAAGCTGTTTCGCCTCCTCGATACGCCACCGGCCGTGGCCGATCTCCGTGGTGCCGATGATCTGCCGGGTCGACTGTCCGGCGAGGTGGTGCTCGAGGGCGTCTCGTTCGGGTACGAGCCCGGCTTGCTCGTGGTCGAGGACGTCGATCTGCAGATCGCGCCGGGGGAGCGGATCGCCATCGTGGGTGAGACGGGTGCCGGCAAGTCGACCCTGGCGCGGCTGGTACTCCGGTTCTACGACCCGACCGTCGGCCGGGTGCTGATCGATGGGCACGACCTCAAGTCGGTCACGAGAGAGGCACGGGCGCGGCACGCGGTGCTCATTCCTCAGGAGGGCTTCCTGTTCAACGGAACGCTGCGCGAGAACCTGCGTTACGCGCGCCCGGGCGCGGGTGACGAAGAACTGTGGGAGGTCTGCCGGGCCATCGGCATCGAAGAATGGGTGCGCGAGCTGCCCGAGCGGTTTGACACGCTGGTCAGGGAACGCGGCGGCCGGTTCTCGGCGGGGGAGAGGCAGTTGATCGCCCTCGCCCGCGCCCTACTGGTCGACCCGGCAGTGATCGTCCTCGACGAGGCCACGGCGAATCTCGACCCCGAAACGGAAGCGCGCGTCGAGCGGGCGCTGCACACCCTGCTCGAGAGCCGGACCGCCATCGTCATCGCCCATCGCCTACGCAGCGCCGAGCGCGCCGACCGGGTGGTGATGATGGACGCGGGACGGGTGATCGCCCTGGGATCCCACGCCCAATTGCTCAGCACCAGCCCCGAATACCAACGCCTGGTGAGCGTGTGGGAGCGCGGCGTGTTGAGGTGA
- a CDS encoding PQQ-binding-like beta-propeller repeat protein, with protein sequence MRRSTPPALVAIGLGVLLASASVTAFLWLATDRTESAVSTVPAGTSSSTTTGSSGTSTTVGSTTTSLPDTTTTTGAPLHPWVDRRTVGQPWGDQVVGLLTHRGNPTHTYHGEGPVPASPATAWRYPASGGLCGQLTDFGVSSTWCGNGWTGQPAIWESPDGVTELISGAYDGRLHFVNAVTGEPTRTPLATDSIVKGSPTLDPDGFPLVYFGSTDGNLRIAAFDRGDPVTLWAFATPSFSVEGRWNTHWDSAPLIVNDIMFEGGENSIYYIWKLNRRYDAEGLVTVAPELLFKMKTWDDALLTQIQAGCSAVNAARCTSTSVESTTAMFEGRIYFGTSAGRVIGLDITDVENGNAPIVFDYWVGDDVDGSIVIDEEGMLYVPVEWKRFNNRGREVGQLVKLDPYTDGDPRIWGMESITDPPAYGGVWGTPVLGDGVVYVLTNKGNVVAVDRDTGAELWFHHIGPSARVGVSTALSSPILIGNNLLVAGYEGLLYNFDVTNPRQPELRWEFRVGASTLEATPVVWKGMIYLFSRDGALYGIEDG encoded by the coding sequence ATGCGCCGGTCGACACCTCCAGCGCTGGTCGCGATCGGGCTCGGGGTCCTGCTCGCGTCGGCCAGCGTCACCGCCTTTCTGTGGCTGGCGACCGACCGCACCGAGTCGGCGGTATCGACGGTGCCGGCTGGTACCAGTTCGTCGACCACCACTGGCTCGAGTGGCACCAGCACGACGGTCGGTTCGACCACCACATCGCTGCCCGATACGACCACCACGACCGGGGCCCCACTCCACCCTTGGGTCGATCGACGGACGGTGGGCCAGCCGTGGGGTGACCAGGTGGTCGGCCTGCTGACCCACCGGGGCAACCCCACCCACACCTACCACGGCGAGGGGCCGGTGCCGGCGTCCCCCGCCACCGCATGGCGTTATCCGGCGAGCGGGGGTCTGTGCGGTCAACTGACCGACTTCGGCGTCTCGTCCACCTGGTGCGGCAATGGGTGGACCGGACAACCGGCGATCTGGGAGAGTCCCGACGGGGTGACCGAGTTGATCTCCGGCGCCTACGACGGCCGGCTTCACTTCGTCAACGCGGTCACCGGTGAGCCCACGCGTACGCCGCTGGCCACCGACAGCATCGTAAAGGGCAGCCCCACGCTCGATCCCGACGGGTTCCCACTCGTCTACTTCGGCAGCACCGACGGCAATCTCCGCATTGCCGCATTCGACCGGGGGGATCCCGTCACCCTATGGGCGTTCGCTACCCCGTCGTTCTCGGTCGAGGGACGATGGAACACCCACTGGGACTCGGCACCGCTGATCGTCAACGACATCATGTTCGAAGGCGGCGAGAACTCGATCTACTACATCTGGAAGCTGAATCGCCGGTATGACGCCGAAGGGCTGGTGACGGTCGCCCCCGAACTGCTGTTCAAGATGAAGACCTGGGACGATGCCCTCCTCACCCAGATTCAGGCCGGGTGCAGCGCGGTCAACGCGGCCCGGTGCACATCGACGAGTGTCGAGAGCACCACCGCCATGTTCGAAGGCCGCATCTACTTCGGCACCTCCGCCGGGCGGGTCATCGGCCTCGACATCACCGACGTCGAGAACGGCAACGCCCCGATCGTCTTCGACTACTGGGTCGGCGACGACGTGGACGGGTCGATCGTCATCGACGAGGAAGGCATGCTCTACGTCCCGGTGGAGTGGAAGCGGTTCAACAATCGCGGCCGCGAGGTCGGCCAGTTGGTAAAGCTCGACCCGTACACCGATGGCGACCCGCGGATCTGGGGGATGGAATCGATCACCGATCCCCCGGCATACGGCGGTGTCTGGGGCACCCCGGTGCTCGGCGATGGGGTGGTCTATGTCCTCACCAACAAGGGGAACGTGGTCGCCGTCGACCGGGACACGGGTGCGGAGCTGTGGTTCCATCACATCGGCCCCTCGGCCCGCGTCGGCGTCTCCACCGCACTCTCGTCGCCGATCCTCATCGGCAACAACCTGCTGGTCGCGGGATACGAGGGCCTCCTCTACAACTTCGACGTCACCAACCCCCGCCAGCCCGAGCTCCGCTGGGAGTTCCGGGTCGGCGCCTCCACCCTCGAGGCCACCCCCGTGGTGTGGAAGGGGATGATCTACCTGTTCTCGCGCGACGGTGCCCTGTATGGGATAGAAGACGGCTGA
- a CDS encoding DinB family protein gives MDIDLVSRGFKRNVQIVEAQAAGLTHEDSLMQSPYNVNCFNFVVGHIVTSRNALFRNIDGEGLWSSDDGLERYRREADPIHEDGEGVWKLPDLLEALRVTQAKIEGRIGAATPEYLAEEIEVEGRSASRDARILFAYFHDTYHTGQTDILRQLSGKSDHLI, from the coding sequence ATGGACATCGATCTGGTCAGCCGTGGGTTCAAGCGCAACGTGCAGATCGTCGAGGCCCAGGCGGCGGGGCTGACTCACGAGGATTCGTTGATGCAGTCTCCCTACAACGTGAACTGCTTCAACTTCGTGGTGGGGCACATCGTCACCAGCCGCAATGCCTTGTTCCGCAACATCGACGGCGAAGGGTTGTGGAGCAGCGACGACGGTCTCGAGCGATACCGCCGGGAGGCCGATCCGATCCACGAGGACGGGGAGGGCGTCTGGAAGCTGCCCGACCTGCTGGAGGCTTTGCGGGTGACCCAGGCGAAGATCGAGGGACGCATCGGCGCGGCTACCCCCGAGTACCTGGCTGAGGAGATCGAGGTCGAGGGCCGGTCGGCCTCGCGCGATGCTCGCATCCTCTTCGCCTACTTCCACGACACCTATCACACCGGCCAGACCGACATCCTCCGCCAACTGTCCGGCAAGAGTGACCACTTGATCTAG
- a CDS encoding ABC transporter ATP-binding protein, which yields MTSGMRESEADAGFRLLTRTLLGYRRDMALAIGGALLWMVMTVAVPYLVSRVVDEALLGEQGTDLGGLVLLLLGAGVLLGIGIGARRYYGFRLSYRAETDLRNRMFEHIQRMAFSFHDVTSTGELMARASSDLSQVRLIYAMTPITVANIGMFLSVAVMLVVLDPVLGLVTSLTVPLVLFLARRYAKRVLKLSFEVQQRLADLSRVVEDSIGGIQVIKSYGQEDQEQAKLDVAAERIFDRGTRLARIRAAYAPLFEMVPSFANIAVLLLGGFRVVSGHITLGEFVAFTQYLALLNFPLRITGWYFAQIPRATAAATRIQTLLGQAPAITNPTASVPVPPGPGEVRFHQVSFAYPGGPAVLERVDLTIPGGSSFALVGPTGSGKTTIAHLIPRFRDVDGGAITLDGLDVRKIDLDELRREVAVVFQETFLFSAPVRENISFGDPTATDEQIRLAARLAQAHDFITALPEGYDTIVGERGHSLSGGQRQRVALARAVLRDPRVLILDDATSSVDAIVEAEMLAALEQVMKGRTTIIIAHRTSTLALVDQVVFMDEGQIVATGPHAHLLATVPRYGEVLAQVEATP from the coding sequence GTGACGTCGGGGATGCGGGAAAGCGAGGCGGACGCCGGTTTTCGGCTGCTCACCCGGACCCTGTTGGGTTATCGGCGCGACATGGCGCTCGCCATCGGCGGGGCGCTTTTGTGGATGGTGATGACGGTGGCGGTGCCCTACCTGGTCAGCCGGGTGGTCGACGAGGCACTCCTCGGAGAACAGGGCACCGACCTCGGTGGTCTTGTGCTCCTCCTTCTCGGGGCAGGGGTGCTGCTGGGAATCGGCATCGGGGCTCGTCGGTATTACGGCTTTCGGCTCTCCTATCGGGCCGAGACCGACCTCCGCAATCGGATGTTCGAGCACATCCAGCGGATGGCGTTCTCCTTCCACGATGTCACCAGCACCGGTGAGCTGATGGCCCGGGCGTCGAGCGACCTGTCGCAGGTACGCCTGATCTACGCGATGACTCCGATCACGGTCGCCAACATCGGGATGTTTCTCTCGGTGGCGGTGATGCTCGTGGTTCTCGATCCGGTGCTGGGACTGGTGACCTCGCTCACCGTGCCGCTGGTCCTGTTTCTGGCGCGTCGTTACGCCAAGCGCGTGCTGAAGCTGTCGTTCGAAGTGCAGCAGCGATTGGCCGACTTGAGCCGGGTGGTCGAGGATTCCATCGGCGGGATCCAGGTGATCAAGTCGTATGGTCAGGAAGACCAGGAGCAGGCCAAGCTGGACGTGGCGGCCGAGCGAATCTTCGATCGCGGTACTCGCCTGGCCCGGATTCGAGCGGCTTACGCCCCGCTTTTCGAGATGGTCCCGTCGTTCGCCAACATCGCCGTGTTGCTACTGGGCGGATTCCGGGTGGTGTCGGGTCACATCACCCTCGGCGAGTTCGTTGCGTTCACCCAGTACCTCGCACTGTTGAACTTCCCTTTGCGCATCACCGGGTGGTACTTCGCGCAGATTCCGCGGGCCACCGCCGCAGCCACGCGGATTCAAACATTGCTCGGACAGGCGCCGGCGATCACCAATCCTACGGCTTCGGTGCCCGTCCCGCCGGGGCCGGGCGAGGTGCGGTTCCACCAGGTGTCGTTCGCCTACCCCGGCGGCCCGGCCGTGCTCGAGCGGGTCGACCTGACGATCCCCGGCGGGAGCTCCTTCGCACTGGTAGGCCCGACCGGCTCGGGAAAGACCACCATTGCTCACCTCATACCGCGGTTCCGCGACGTCGATGGCGGGGCGATCACCCTCGACGGCCTCGACGTCCGCAAGATCGACCTCGATGAACTGCGGCGGGAGGTGGCCGTGGTGTTCCAGGAGACCTTCCTCTTCTCCGCGCCGGTACGCGAAAACATCTCATTCGGCGATCCCACGGCCACCGACGAGCAGATCCGTCTCGCCGCCCGGTTGGCCCAGGCTCACGACTTCATAACCGCACTGCCGGAGGGTTACGACACGATCGTGGGCGAACGCGGCCACTCGCTGTCCGGAGGCCAGCGGCAACGAGTCGCACTCGCCCGCGCGGTGCTGCGCGATCCCCGGGTACTGATCCTCGACGATGCCACCTCCTCGGTCGACGCGATCGTTGAGGCGGAGATGCTGGCCGCCCTGGAGCAGGTGATGAAGGGCCGCACCACGATCATCATCGCCCATCGGACTTCGACCCTGGCTCTGGTCGATCAGGTGGTGTTCATGGACGAGGGTCAGATCGTCGCCACCGGTCCGCACGCGCACCTCTTGGCGACCGTCCCGCGCTATGGCGAGGTTCTCGCTCAGGTCGAGGCTACGCCATGA